A window from Hoeflea sp. IMCC20628 encodes these proteins:
- the folD gene encoding bifunctional methylenetetrahydrofolate dehydrogenase/methenyltetrahydrofolate cyclohydrolase FolD — translation MAKVIDGKAVAAGVVEQVTAASAALEAATGVRPGLAVVIVGDDPASHVYVSSKSRMAKQCGFKSVQHTLPDDTTQAELEALVASLNADAEIHGILVQLPLPHHFDSDAVIQSIRPEKDVDGLHVVNAGKLMTGDLEGGLISCTPAGAMLFVRQTHGADLSGLNAVVIGRSNLFGKPMSALLLAANATVTTAHSRTKDLAGVCRNADILVAAVGRPRMVKADWVKPGATVIDVGINRIDAPERGEGKTRLVGDVAFDECAEVAAVITPVPGGVGPMTIAMLMANTVTAAMRANGMKPPSF, via the coding sequence ATGGCCAAGGTAATTGACGGCAAGGCTGTCGCTGCAGGCGTTGTCGAACAGGTCACCGCGGCCAGCGCCGCCCTTGAGGCCGCCACCGGCGTTCGGCCAGGTCTCGCCGTGGTCATCGTCGGCGATGACCCGGCCTCGCATGTCTATGTCTCGTCCAAGAGCCGCATGGCCAAGCAGTGCGGCTTCAAGTCGGTCCAGCACACCTTGCCGGACGATACCACCCAGGCCGAGCTCGAGGCGCTTGTCGCTTCGCTCAATGCCGATGCCGAGATCCACGGCATTCTGGTGCAACTGCCGCTGCCGCATCATTTTGACTCTGACGCGGTGATCCAGTCGATCCGTCCGGAAAAGGATGTCGACGGCCTGCATGTCGTCAACGCCGGCAAGCTGATGACCGGCGACCTCGAAGGCGGTCTGATTTCCTGCACCCCTGCCGGCGCCATGCTGTTTGTCCGCCAGACCCATGGTGCTGACCTGTCCGGCCTCAATGCCGTGGTCATCGGCCGCTCCAACCTGTTCGGCAAGCCGATGTCGGCGCTGTTGCTGGCCGCCAATGCCACCGTCACCACTGCGCATTCCCGCACCAAGGATCTAGCTGGCGTCTGCCGCAATGCCGATATCCTGGTTGCTGCCGTCGGTCGCCCACGCATGGTCAAGGCTGACTGGGTCAAGCCCGGCGCTACGGTGATTGATGTTGGCATCAACCGCATCGACGCGCCCGAGCGGGGCGAGGGCAAGACCCGTCTCGTCGGCGATGTCGCCTTTGACGAATGCGCCGAAGTCGCCGCTGTCATCACCCCGGTCCCCGGCGGCGTCGGCCCGATGACAATCGCCATGCTGATGGCCAACACCGTCACCGCCGCCATGCGCGCCAACGGCATGAAACCACCATCGTTCTGA
- a CDS encoding GNVR domain-containing protein, which translates to MPHNQEQEQEQEPAAAGGEKFGDRISRLIGTITPEGKPRTEPREPEIPPVSAAEQPRRDEAEADPADLEQAPPRGEWRPANPTRSGHDDHYHWHSPSHADGDAGSRPLLDASILISSVWGYRRQIAATTVAGAVLGVLVALSTPHKYYAESRLFIDPREIRVTEDDIRNQQLSTEAMLAITDSQLQILASTGVLEKVVQDLGLERDPEFNGSLSVGGIGGGITLIKEIFTGKSGSSEAEQKSLEKLRDALSVSRDAKTFVIIIGVQTRDAEKSALIANQIVETYLDAEGQAQSSLLERTSESIDTRLNALRSDLNAAEREVERFKAENGLVGVGGQYIDDKVILALSDQLATARAMKVGIKVKADNLARVKPDDVLSGAFPEELLSANLTALRKQYTDTRSSAETLATRLGPKHPQYIAAKSALNTISAEISAELRRIVASSQTELQRAVETEQELASQMAVAKNRSLDQSVELVTLRELERKATATRGIYEAFLTRSRETSERSNLSTRNIRVISAAEAPLRNMGPSRKLIAIGGMFAGFFAGFGLALLAGAVESFRSYNSGPVQARFQAPPFGAYPQAPDPGPRTPPGGPSRRTWTRRDEDADALQAAADEDTSALEAATKAYASIRARAAGQRPAAEPSRPEPAHPQAAPSSPDVLGSTPVRQQWKHQQSARPDQSGQQHHEDDSLFRQPSDLTQPGYWQQAPLRQQPNPASQAPQSGGDGLRLVQPVWTVHPAQHQTHTQPAYPSGPASDPYAAAHQAGQPQYDARHGAAGQVQQQAPQYQPVQPQPALYQASPYQPAQPQVPQHQHREPQWQSPHYQPRQPELQPAQYQPQPHYQPAPPQAQASHYQTQALHQQTPQPYPAQSPQDQPWLAAQPQAQYPVAPPQPAPVWSQPASVAAPFPTPSPVSPAPVSAAPVQPQPAANPSVDQIRRNMDMLKSRIVGYGSARTGS; encoded by the coding sequence TTGCCCCATAATCAGGAACAGGAACAGGAACAGGAACCGGCAGCGGCAGGCGGCGAAAAATTCGGCGACAGGATCTCGCGCCTGATCGGCACCATCACCCCGGAAGGCAAGCCACGGACCGAACCGCGGGAGCCTGAGATCCCGCCAGTGTCTGCAGCGGAGCAGCCGCGTCGGGACGAAGCTGAGGCGGATCCCGCTGATTTGGAGCAGGCGCCGCCGCGCGGCGAGTGGAGGCCTGCCAACCCGACCCGGTCTGGCCACGATGATCATTACCACTGGCATTCTCCCTCTCATGCAGACGGCGATGCCGGATCGCGTCCTCTGCTGGATGCCTCGATCCTGATTTCCTCCGTATGGGGCTATCGGCGCCAGATCGCAGCCACCACAGTGGCCGGCGCGGTGCTGGGAGTTCTGGTGGCCTTGTCGACGCCGCACAAATATTATGCGGAGAGCCGGCTGTTCATTGACCCGCGTGAAATCCGCGTGACCGAAGACGACATCCGCAACCAGCAGCTTTCCACCGAAGCCATGTTGGCAATCACCGACAGCCAATTGCAGATCCTGGCCTCCACCGGTGTTCTGGAGAAGGTCGTTCAAGATCTCGGGCTGGAGCGCGATCCGGAATTCAACGGCTCTCTCTCCGTTGGCGGGATTGGCGGCGGGATCACCCTGATCAAGGAAATTTTCACCGGCAAGAGCGGCTCCTCCGAAGCCGAACAGAAATCACTTGAGAAACTGCGCGATGCGCTGAGCGTCTCGCGCGATGCAAAAACCTTCGTGATCATCATTGGTGTTCAGACCCGTGATGCAGAAAAATCGGCGTTGATCGCCAATCAAATCGTTGAGACCTATCTGGATGCCGAAGGCCAGGCCCAGTCCAGCCTTCTCGAACGCACCTCGGAGTCGATCGACACCCGGCTCAACGCGCTGCGCTCCGATCTCAATGCTGCCGAGCGCGAAGTGGAACGGTTCAAGGCCGAAAACGGGCTCGTTGGCGTCGGCGGCCAGTATATTGATGACAAGGTGATCCTCGCACTCAGCGATCAACTGGCCACGGCGCGCGCCATGAAGGTCGGCATCAAGGTCAAGGCGGACAATCTCGCCCGGGTCAAGCCTGATGATGTGCTGTCGGGCGCGTTTCCCGAGGAACTGCTGTCGGCCAATCTCACCGCCTTGCGCAAGCAATACACAGATACCAGGTCAAGCGCTGAAACGCTGGCAACCCGGTTAGGCCCGAAGCACCCGCAATACATCGCCGCAAAATCTGCGCTGAACACGATCAGCGCAGAAATCAGCGCCGAACTGCGCCGCATTGTCGCCAGTTCCCAGACTGAACTGCAGCGCGCCGTCGAGACCGAGCAGGAACTGGCCAGTCAAATGGCGGTGGCCAAGAACCGCTCTTTGGATCAGTCGGTGGAACTCGTCACCCTGCGCGAACTGGAGCGCAAGGCCACCGCGACCCGCGGCATTTATGAGGCTTTCCTGACGCGCTCGCGCGAAACCAGCGAACGCTCCAACCTGTCGACCCGTAATATTCGCGTCATTTCGGCGGCTGAAGCGCCGCTGCGCAACATGGGTCCATCGCGCAAACTGATTGCGATCGGTGGAATGTTCGCAGGCTTTTTCGCGGGCTTCGGCCTGGCGCTTCTGGCAGGCGCCGTGGAGAGCTTCCGCTCCTACAACAGCGGCCCGGTGCAGGCACGATTTCAGGCCCCGCCCTTTGGCGCCTATCCGCAAGCTCCCGATCCCGGCCCACGGACCCCTCCAGGCGGCCCCTCGCGCCGAACCTGGACCCGCCGGGACGAAGACGCCGATGCGCTGCAAGCCGCGGCCGACGAAGACACCAGCGCGCTTGAAGCCGCGACCAAGGCCTATGCCAGTATTCGGGCTCGGGCTGCCGGTCAGCGCCCTGCGGCGGAGCCGTCCCGCCCGGAACCGGCTCATCCGCAAGCAGCACCGTCATCTCCTGATGTTCTCGGGTCAACGCCTGTGCGCCAGCAATGGAAGCACCAACAGTCGGCACGCCCCGATCAGTCCGGGCAGCAGCACCATGAGGACGACAGCCTGTTCCGTCAGCCGTCCGATCTGACCCAGCCCGGTTACTGGCAGCAAGCCCCGCTGCGTCAGCAGCCGAACCCGGCATCACAAGCCCCTCAGTCTGGCGGCGATGGTCTGCGGCTGGTTCAGCCGGTCTGGACTGTCCATCCGGCCCAGCACCAGACACATACTCAGCCGGCTTACCCGTCCGGCCCGGCGTCCGATCCCTATGCGGCAGCTCATCAGGCGGGACAACCGCAGTACGACGCCCGCCATGGTGCAGCCGGCCAGGTCCAGCAGCAAGCGCCGCAGTACCAGCCCGTGCAGCCTCAGCCAGCGCTCTATCAGGCATCACCCTACCAGCCTGCGCAGCCACAGGTCCCGCAGCATCAGCACCGGGAGCCTCAGTGGCAGTCGCCGCACTATCAACCACGGCAACCCGAGTTGCAGCCGGCGCAGTATCAGCCACAGCCACACTACCAACCCGCGCCACCGCAGGCCCAGGCCTCGCACTACCAGACACAGGCGTTGCATCAGCAGACCCCGCAGCCCTATCCGGCGCAATCGCCGCAGGACCAACCCTGGCTCGCGGCGCAGCCGCAGGCTCAGTATCCGGTGGCGCCGCCACAACCTGCGCCGGTCTGGTCTCAGCCCGCGTCCGTCGCGGCGCCGTTCCCAACCCCGTCACCCGTTAGTCCTGCACCGGTTTCTGCAGCACCCGTTCAGCCGCAGCCCGCCGCCAATCCGTCGGTCGACCAGATCCGGCGCAATATGGACATGCTGAAATCGCGTATCGTGGGTTACGGATCAGCAAGAACAGGCAGCTGA
- a CDS encoding transporter, which produces MIARLKDFASTNKSSINAYLSMIGGSAGRLVISLVYFIAIANTLTISDFGLFATASACGIMLSRLLAFGFVSPLYRIATVKPRLLGVYTAGFLGGMVLSAPLIAGAAWITYELIFAGQMQIGTFVKIMLAEVLCWRIMEIAVIVSYGINRFTAGAMLVVIATTFKTIAAVLFAWLTDGSLDVWSTYYILTNDLAALAAVIFFYPKVRLRWKPALYIRRWLDAVSVAGAEVLFYVQSELDKVLVLSLGGPETAGIYAILMRLVDLTALPVRAFLTVLVQRLMRDAKMLADIKTRIMLEGAVAAVSTAGLLGMAGFLWFFPEALGKNVAEAAPLLILVVLVPAFRNLIEYHSELLYATGRTVIRMLTLASLAAMKALLLAYVLGLHAEVEIWVELLNVAFFVLYLQSALLTYRALRSIAKRPI; this is translated from the coding sequence ATGATTGCTCGTCTGAAGGATTTTGCCAGTACAAACAAAAGTTCGATCAACGCTTATCTCTCCATGATCGGGGGATCGGCTGGCCGGCTGGTCATTTCGCTTGTCTACTTCATTGCAATCGCCAACACCCTGACGATCAGCGATTTCGGGCTGTTTGCGACGGCGTCAGCCTGCGGAATCATGTTGTCGCGGCTATTGGCCTTCGGTTTCGTCTCACCGCTCTACAGGATCGCCACCGTCAAGCCCCGCCTGCTCGGCGTCTACACCGCGGGCTTTCTCGGCGGCATGGTGCTGTCGGCGCCGCTGATCGCCGGCGCGGCATGGATCACCTATGAACTGATCTTCGCCGGGCAGATGCAGATCGGCACTTTCGTCAAGATTATGCTGGCTGAGGTACTGTGCTGGCGGATCATGGAGATTGCCGTCATTGTCAGTTACGGCATCAACCGGTTTACGGCCGGTGCAATGCTGGTGGTTATCGCCACCACATTCAAAACCATTGCCGCTGTGCTGTTCGCCTGGCTGACCGATGGATCGCTGGATGTCTGGTCGACCTATTACATCCTGACAAATGATCTGGCCGCTCTGGCCGCCGTCATCTTTTTTTATCCAAAGGTCCGGCTTCGCTGGAAACCGGCACTGTATATCCGTCGCTGGCTTGATGCCGTGTCAGTGGCGGGCGCGGAGGTGTTGTTTTATGTCCAGTCCGAGCTCGACAAGGTGCTGGTATTATCACTGGGTGGACCAGAGACGGCAGGCATCTATGCGATCCTGATGCGGCTGGTTGATCTGACCGCACTGCCGGTTCGCGCCTTCCTTACGGTGCTGGTGCAACGGTTGATGCGCGATGCGAAAATGCTTGCAGATATCAAGACGAGGATCATGCTCGAGGGCGCCGTGGCCGCCGTTTCAACCGCCGGGCTTCTGGGCATGGCCGGGTTCTTGTGGTTCTTTCCCGAAGCCCTGGGCAAGAATGTTGCCGAGGCGGCGCCACTGTTGATTCTGGTGGTGCTGGTGCCTGCCTTCCGCAATCTCATCGAGTATCACTCGGAGCTGTTATACGCCACCGGCCGGACGGTGATCCGCATGTTGACGCTGGCTTCGCTTGCCGCGATGAAAGCCCTGTTGCTGGCCTATGTTCTGGGTTTGCATGCGGAAGTGGAGATATGGGTCGAGTTGCTCAATGTCGCATTCTTCGTGCTCTACCTGCAATCAGCACTGCTGACTTACCGGGCGCTACGCTCGATTGCGAAACGGCCAATCTGA
- a CDS encoding DUF6492 family protein, protein MKTAVMTASYIGDFDRCALLCESMDRFMQGQWHHYLLVDRADVKLFGKLAGPKRTVVSEADLFPFWLRSFPDPLTLGRRRLWLSPFSWPMRGWHAQQLRRLAMARHVEADMLLSIDSDVVLVRPFDPASLWTGDRMRMFRADNGAINATPGHLDWLAHAGGILGLPRRPDPAHDYISNMVPWRVDTARALLDHLEKHNEKSWLRAVISSRDISECMIYGRFVDEVLGGAGHTPDPRSLSHVLWFKETFAQTPEGLAEFMRGLQPDQFAIGVQSFVDHPLSEIRRAAFSITAD, encoded by the coding sequence ATGAAAACCGCCGTAATGACCGCTTCCTATATCGGCGATTTCGACCGTTGTGCGCTTCTGTGCGAAAGCATGGACCGGTTCATGCAGGGGCAGTGGCATCACTACCTGCTGGTGGATCGCGCTGACGTCAAGCTGTTCGGCAAGCTTGCTGGCCCGAAGCGCACCGTGGTCAGTGAGGCAGACCTGTTTCCTTTCTGGCTGCGATCATTTCCCGATCCCCTGACTCTTGGTCGGCGCCGGCTCTGGCTGAGCCCGTTCTCGTGGCCAATGCGCGGCTGGCATGCGCAGCAGCTTCGCCGCCTGGCCATGGCCCGCCATGTCGAAGCCGACATGCTGTTGTCGATTGATTCCGATGTTGTGCTCGTGCGCCCCTTCGATCCCGCCAGTCTTTGGACCGGTGACCGGATGCGGATGTTTCGCGCCGATAATGGCGCGATCAATGCAACACCGGGCCACCTGGACTGGCTTGCCCATGCAGGCGGTATTCTCGGTCTGCCGCGCCGGCCGGATCCGGCGCATGATTACATATCCAATATGGTGCCCTGGCGGGTGGACACAGCACGGGCGCTGCTCGATCACCTTGAAAAGCACAACGAAAAGAGCTGGCTTCGCGCGGTCATCTCGTCGCGCGATATTTCCGAATGCATGATCTATGGCCGTTTTGTCGATGAAGTTCTGGGCGGGGCTGGCCACACGCCGGACCCGCGCTCGCTGTCCCATGTTCTGTGGTTCAAGGAAACCTTCGCGCAAACCCCCGAAGGCCTGGCCGAGTTCATGCGTGGTCTGCAGCCTGATCAGTTTGCCATCGGGGTGCAGTCTTTCGTCGATCACCCGCTATCGGAAATCCGGCGCGCGGCATTCTCCATCACAGCTGACTGA
- a CDS encoding WecB/TagA/CpsF family glycosyltransferase, whose product MITLVQAAAHDGNSALEVFGVVMPEMDQHRDILGIRVAAFGWRQALAELQRALNGDGPQRIFNFLNANNANLAMRDPGYRKGLARCEVLPDGIGVDIASRALHGTAFPANLNGTDFIPALLVHSERPLKIALIGARPEILESAVAKFRLSTPWHEFHTVSDGFFDKSDTSKILDRLAAIDPDITLVAMGSPWQEIWIDSNIRQGHGRVVFGVGALFDFVSGAVPRAPQLIRDLRLEWVWRLVQEPSRLWYRYIVGNPLFLYHVFRYKLLGAGRTPQVPA is encoded by the coding sequence GTGATAACACTGGTTCAAGCGGCGGCCCATGACGGGAATTCCGCGTTGGAAGTGTTCGGAGTTGTTATGCCGGAAATGGATCAGCATCGGGATATTTTGGGTATCCGGGTCGCAGCGTTTGGCTGGCGTCAGGCATTGGCCGAGCTGCAACGCGCGCTCAATGGCGATGGTCCGCAACGCATCTTCAATTTTCTCAACGCCAACAATGCCAATCTGGCCATGCGCGATCCCGGTTACCGGAAGGGCCTTGCCCGATGCGAAGTGCTGCCCGATGGCATTGGTGTCGACATCGCCTCGCGCGCGCTGCACGGCACGGCATTTCCAGCCAATCTGAATGGAACCGATTTCATCCCGGCGCTGCTGGTGCATTCCGAGCGTCCGCTGAAAATCGCGCTGATCGGCGCGCGACCCGAAATTCTCGAAAGCGCTGTGGCCAAATTCAGGCTTTCAACACCTTGGCATGAGTTCCACACCGTATCTGACGGGTTTTTTGACAAATCTGACACTTCGAAAATTCTTGACCGGCTGGCAGCAATCGATCCCGACATCACCCTGGTGGCGATGGGCAGTCCTTGGCAGGAAATCTGGATTGATAGCAACATCCGGCAGGGCCACGGTCGCGTCGTGTTTGGCGTCGGCGCGCTGTTCGATTTCGTCTCCGGCGCAGTGCCGCGCGCGCCGCAGCTTATTCGCGACCTGAGGCTCGAATGGGTCTGGCGGCTTGTTCAGGAGCCGTCCCGTCTGTGGTACCGTTACATTGTCGGTAACCCGCTTTTCCTGTACCACGTGTTTCGCTACAAGCTGCTGGGCGCTGGCCGAACCCCTCAGGTTCCTGCCTGA
- a CDS encoding glycosyltransferase family 4 protein — MHFVFISSLVPVAAPASGYDIANRVIVDAIRLIGHQVSVLGFLQPGHQPATPEHTRVLGELEVTNARVGKLQKALWLKDAFFHGEPVSVAKMHAVTPDDIRTALSGFGSIDGLILNSVQLPGAFLDVFEAWPCTFVAHNVEARSAADNAANAGNWFTRHLFYRDARLLASLESDLCRTSSHVFTLAEADRLELGVGQGDRSTVLPLVTSVTPPEGSVARAPLYDAGMIGSWTWAANRAGLDWFLAEIVPRLPSDFSIAIAGGLGASPPPAPANVTFLGRVADARDFVRSCRVIPLISRTGTGVQLKTIETFEMGLPSVATDNALRGITTPPANCTVADDPVAFAAALDDMVGRSRAGEQLDCDGRTFHSLQLDGLKRALEIGLGRDG, encoded by the coding sequence ATGCATTTTGTCTTCATTTCATCGCTGGTCCCGGTGGCAGCGCCCGCTTCGGGCTATGACATCGCCAACCGGGTGATTGTCGATGCCATCCGGCTGATCGGCCATCAGGTGTCCGTGCTCGGCTTCCTGCAGCCCGGCCACCAGCCCGCCACGCCTGAACACACCAGGGTTCTGGGAGAGTTGGAAGTCACCAACGCCCGGGTTGGCAAACTGCAAAAGGCGCTGTGGCTCAAGGACGCGTTTTTTCATGGCGAACCGGTGTCCGTTGCAAAGATGCACGCGGTGACGCCGGACGATATTCGCACGGCGCTGTCCGGCTTCGGCTCGATTGACGGATTGATCCTCAATTCCGTGCAACTGCCCGGCGCATTCCTCGATGTGTTTGAGGCGTGGCCATGCACCTTTGTCGCCCACAATGTTGAAGCGCGCAGCGCCGCCGACAATGCCGCCAACGCCGGAAACTGGTTTACCCGGCATTTGTTTTACCGTGACGCCCGCCTGCTCGCCTCGCTTGAAAGCGATCTGTGCAGGACATCCAGCCACGTATTTACCCTTGCCGAGGCTGATCGGCTGGAGCTTGGCGTCGGGCAGGGGGATCGCTCCACCGTCTTGCCGCTGGTCACGTCCGTAACGCCGCCCGAAGGTTCGGTTGCGCGCGCGCCACTTTATGATGCGGGAATGATCGGATCCTGGACATGGGCCGCCAACCGCGCCGGCCTTGACTGGTTTCTGGCCGAAATCGTACCGCGCTTGCCGTCGGATTTTTCGATAGCGATTGCCGGCGGCCTGGGTGCGTCGCCACCACCGGCGCCGGCCAATGTGACCTTTCTCGGCCGCGTCGCCGATGCCCGCGACTTTGTCCGGTCGTGCCGGGTCATTCCGCTGATTTCGCGCACAGGCACCGGTGTCCAGCTCAAGACCATCGAGACCTTCGAGATGGGTCTGCCATCGGTGGCGACGGATAATGCCTTGCGTGGAATCACCACCCCGCCTGCCAATTGCACCGTCGCGGATGACCCCGTCGCGTTTGCTGCTGCCCTCGACGATATGGTTGGCCGGTCCCGCGCCGGAGAACAGCTCGATTGCGACGGACGCACATTTCATTCGCTCCAGCTCGACGGTTTGAAACGTGCCTTGGAAATTGGTCTCGGGCGGGATGGTTAA
- a CDS encoding glycosyltransferase: MTPDRIFITEHARSRALKPEAIRVVVTLPTFRRPDHLITTLDSLQAQGLGPDTAVVIMDNDAEGLEGAMAAADWLETSSVKGIVIVAHQRGNCHAYNAGWETALAEFPKLTHIAVIDDDEIAGPGWLSGLLTTARKTGADLVGGPQIPVFADKSLNGWRRHPVFTPHYTVTGPVPILYSSGNVLISRSVLDMMPRPYLDPAFNFIGGGDSDFYRRAKARGFGFGWSADAAVMETLPSRRAEFSWLNARSLRNGAISSILEKRQRPGIPGRVRTIVKSLALLAAAPWRGLRLGVQTGSAVIGLYHIQVALGRLMEEFGMVNEQYRNPESN, translated from the coding sequence ATGACGCCAGATCGCATTTTCATCACCGAGCATGCCCGTTCCCGCGCTCTGAAGCCCGAGGCCATCCGTGTCGTCGTGACGCTGCCGACATTCCGCAGGCCGGATCATCTGATCACGACGCTGGACTCGCTGCAGGCGCAGGGACTGGGGCCGGATACAGCTGTTGTGATCATGGACAATGACGCCGAGGGGCTCGAAGGAGCCATGGCGGCAGCGGACTGGCTGGAAACATCGTCTGTCAAGGGCATCGTCATCGTCGCGCATCAGCGCGGCAACTGCCATGCCTACAATGCCGGCTGGGAAACAGCCCTGGCTGAATTCCCAAAACTCACCCACATTGCCGTGATCGACGATGACGAGATCGCCGGACCCGGATGGCTGTCGGGCCTGCTGACCACCGCGCGGAAAACCGGTGCCGACCTGGTTGGCGGACCGCAAATTCCGGTGTTCGCCGACAAGTCGCTCAACGGCTGGCGCAGGCACCCGGTCTTCACCCCGCACTATACCGTTACCGGCCCGGTACCGATCCTCTACTCCTCGGGCAATGTGCTGATATCGAGGTCGGTCCTCGACATGATGCCGCGACCGTATCTCGATCCGGCCTTCAATTTCATTGGCGGCGGAGACAGCGACTTTTACCGCCGGGCAAAGGCACGCGGTTTCGGCTTCGGCTGGAGCGCGGATGCTGCCGTGATGGAAACCCTGCCGTCGCGCCGGGCCGAATTTTCCTGGCTCAATGCGCGGTCGCTGCGCAACGGCGCGATTTCCTCGATCCTTGAAAAGCGCCAGAGGCCGGGTATTCCCGGACGGGTCCGCACCATCGTCAAATCCCTTGCCCTGCTGGCGGCGGCGCCGTGGCGCGGCCTGCGGCTCGGGGTTCAAACCGGCTCCGCAGTGATCGGGCTCTATCACATCCAGGTGGCGCTCGGGCGGCTGATGGAAGAGTTCGGCATGGTCAACGAGCAATACCGGAACCCGGAAAGCAACTGA
- a CDS encoding rod-binding protein: MSIQIATDLILDVVKAADPAIAQRAEAMLEAASVRKSAQAAGTPAFEHQLLASAEPLASVNPEQPNAAPDKNAESYQRFEAMVLQNFIGSMLPADSEELYGKGTAGEIWKSMMAEQLGAVLAKGGGIGIAERMLADRFTSGLTPEAADTVGSNVSNRATSLVNEVQKHILADITATGEPADSNQDTGRRA, from the coding sequence TTGTCCATACAAATAGCAACCGATCTCATTCTTGATGTGGTCAAGGCTGCCGATCCCGCCATCGCCCAGAGGGCGGAAGCCATGCTGGAAGCGGCGTCGGTTCGCAAATCCGCACAGGCTGCCGGAACGCCGGCGTTCGAGCATCAACTGCTGGCCTCTGCCGAGCCCTTGGCTTCGGTGAACCCCGAACAACCCAACGCCGCGCCCGACAAGAATGCCGAATCCTACCAGCGCTTTGAGGCCATGGTTCTGCAGAACTTCATTGGCAGCATGCTGCCCGCCGACAGCGAAGAGCTCTATGGCAAGGGCACAGCCGGCGAAATCTGGAAATCCATGATGGCCGAGCAGTTGGGTGCGGTTCTGGCCAAGGGTGGCGGTATTGGAATTGCAGAGCGCATGCTGGCTGACCGCTTCACGTCGGGCCTGACGCCCGAAGCCGCCGACACTGTCGGCTCCAACGTTTCCAATCGCGCCACCAGCCTGGTCAATGAAGTTCAAAAACACATCCTTGCGGACATCACCGCAACCGGTGAACCAGCAGATTCCAACCAAGACACCGGCCGGAGGGCCTGA
- the fliR gene encoding flagellar biosynthetic protein FliR, with translation MIDDPEGTVLALFATFCRIGGCFMVLPGFASFRIPVQFRLLLAVAISMALLPILWDTVYPKVQGGDSIYIFLVGSEMLIGVTLGLIARYIVLALQFAGTAMSMAIGFNAAPANGILENEPEGHITAVITLTGLLVLFLGDFHHLVIASLVRSYSFMPLGSGFEPRMALLTLTDTLTGAFMLVLRLASPFLVYGLIFNLSIGMVNKLAPQIPVYFISIPFILFGGLILFYFGSTTLFSLYLAGFEPLFTGLP, from the coding sequence GTGATCGACGATCCGGAAGGAACGGTCCTCGCGCTGTTCGCGACGTTCTGCCGGATCGGCGGCTGCTTCATGGTGTTGCCGGGTTTTGCCAGCTTCCGGATTCCGGTGCAGTTCCGTCTGCTGCTCGCCGTCGCCATTTCGATGGCGTTACTCCCAATTCTCTGGGACACGGTCTATCCCAAAGTCCAGGGTGGAGACAGCATCTACATTTTTCTGGTTGGCTCGGAAATGCTGATCGGCGTCACGCTGGGTCTGATCGCACGATACATTGTGCTGGCTCTGCAGTTTGCCGGTACCGCCATGTCGATGGCGATCGGTTTCAATGCGGCACCTGCCAACGGCATCCTGGAGAATGAACCGGAGGGGCACATCACGGCGGTAATCACCCTGACAGGGCTCTTGGTGCTGTTTCTGGGCGATTTCCACCATCTGGTGATCGCGTCGCTGGTCCGGTCCTACTCTTTCATGCCGCTTGGTTCCGGTTTTGAACCCAGGATGGCGCTCTTGACGCTCACCGACACGCTGACGGGCGCTTTCATGCTGGTGCTCAGGCTTGCCAGCCCGTTCCTCGTCTACGGGCTGATATTCAACCTGTCTATCGGCATGGTCAACAAGCTGGCGCCGCAGATTCCGGTCTACTTCATCTCGATACCGTTCATCCTGTTTGGTGGGTTGATCCTGTTCTATTTCGGCTCCACCACGTTGTTTTCTCTGTATCTCGCCGGGTTCGAGCCGCTGTTTACGGGGTTACCCTGA